DNA sequence from the Corynebacterium freneyi genome:
TAGTCGTGTCGGGCCCGGCGGTTCGTCGCGATCACCGGATTCGCCGATGCGCCCTTCTTGGACTTCTTCTTTGCCATATCCCGCGCCATCTTAGTCCCTTGCCCGTCGGCGACGGCGATCGCTCCTTCCGCGCCCGTGCTTGACGACGGCCGTTCCTCTTACGGTCCGGCGAACCTCTCCCCGCCGCCGTTATGGCGGCCCGCTCTCGATGGCGGGGTGCCCCGCCGCCGTTATGGCGGCCCGCTCTCGATGGCGGGGTGCCCCGCCGCCGTGATGGCGGCCCGCTCTCGATGGTGGGGTGCAGGTTCCATGGAGTTGGGCGAAGGTCAGCTGAGTTGGACGTCGATCAGCGTGAATCGGTGATTTGAGTTCACCCTTTTGGGTACTTTGGAACGAACCATCCGGGGACGAAGCCTCCGCAGGATTTGCCTCTCTTTCCCCGGACCACGACGACGGTGCCCCCGAACCCAGGAGCGACCATGACCACCGACGCAGGCAGACGATCCCCGCACCAGGGCCGGGGAACGACGGCCACCGCCGCAGGCGACGACCGAAATGACGGCCCCGAGAAGCCGAAGGGATTCCTCGCCACGCTGGAACGGGTGGGCAATGCCCTGCCGAACCCGTTCTGGTTGTTCGTCATATTGGCGGGCGTCGTCATCGTCTCGTCGTGGCTGGGCTCCATGGCCGGCATGTCGGCCGAAGACCCCGGCACCGGCGAGGTCATCGAGGTCCAGAACCTCATGACCGCCGAATACCTGCAGAAGATGGTCACCGATGCGGTGGACAACTTCGTCACCTTCGCCCCGGTCGGGCTGATCCTGGTGTGCATGCTCGGCGTCGCCGTCGCCGAGTACTCCGGTTTCATCGGCGCGGCGATCCGCTCGGCGGTGGCCAGGGTCCGCTCCCCCATGTGGTTGACCTTCGTCGTCGCGCTGGCCGGCGTCACCGGTTCGATCGCCTCCGACGCCGTGTACGTCATCCTCATCCCGCTGGGCGCCGCCGCCTTCCGCGCGGTGGGCCGCAACCCGATCGTCGGCGCGATGGTCGCCTTCGCCGCCTCGTCCGCCGGCTTCAACTCTTCGCTGGTGCTCAACATCACCGACGTGCTGCTGGCCGGCATCTCGACGACGGCCGCCCAGTTCGTCGACCCCGAGTACGTGGTGTCGCCGCTGGCGAACTACTTCTTCTCCATGGCCTCGGCGGTCGTGCTGGCGATGATCATCACCGCCGTCACGGAACTGTTCATCGTCAAGCACACGAAGAAGACGATCGACGAATCGCAGATCAACTACGAGGCCGCGGCCTTCACCACGCCCGGCAACGGCGACGACACCGACGACTCGGCCGGCTCCGAATCCGCGGGCACGTCGTCGGAAAGCAACGGCGAGAATCTCGGCGAGACCCGCTCGAAGGCGGAGCTGCGCGACGAACTCGAACTCGATGCACGCGAAATCGGCGCCCTGAGAATCGCCGGATTCGCGGCGCTGGCCACCGTCGCCGCATGGTCCGCGCTGCTGTTCATCCCGGGGTCCCCGCTGCGCGGCGAGGGCGACGGCATCCTCAATTCCCCGCTGCTCACCGACATCGTGGTGCCCATCGCGCTGCTGTTCGCCATCACCGGCATCGCCTACGGCATCGCATTCGGGTCGATCCGCGACTCCTCCGACATCCCCGGCTTCATGGAAAAGGGCCTGTCCACGCTGACGGCGATGATGGTGCTGTTCTTCGCGGTCGCCCAGTTCACGTCGTACTTCTCGTGGTCGAACCTGGGCCAGTGGACGGCGATCAAGGGCGCCGAGCTGCTGACCCGGGCCGACCTGCCGCCGCTGGTGCTGTTCGCCGCACTGGTGCTGATGGTCGCCGCACTGAACCTCTTCATCACGTCGGGTTCGGCCCAGTGGGCTCTGATGGCCCCGGTGGTCGTTCCGATGCTGATGTACGTCGACATTGCGCCGGAAGTGTCGCAGATGCTGTTCCGCATCGGCGATTCGCCGTCGAACATCATCACCCCAATGTCGCCCTACTTCGCGCTGGCGCTGACGTTCCTGCAGAAGTACTACAAACCGGCGGGCGTCGGCACGCTGATGTCGCTGGCGATCCCGTACTCCATCGCGATGCTGGTGGGCTGGTTCGCGTTCTTCGCCATCTGGTACCTGCTCGGCATTCCGCTCGGACCGGGCGTGCCCGTGCGCTGACCGAGCCGGGACTTTCCTTCCCGCCCCTTTTCCTCCCTCTCCCTTCCTTTCTCCCCTCCCTCCTTCCCCGGCGCCGCCAACCCCGGCAACCGCGTTGCCCGACGAGCCCCCGACGGCCCGCACCGATTCACGGTGCGGGCCGTCGTCATGCGGAAACCGGGTTTCTCCCGGGCGACCACCGCTCCTGTGCACTCCGGCAAGCGTCGAAAAGCCCGGAAAGCCCCCGAAGTGACTCCGGGAACGCTCCGGAACAGACTCCTGGTAAACCCCGGAAAGCACCGAAAAATACTCGCCGAAGACAGGTAAATACCCCCACCTAACCCACCCAGTGCCACCCCTATCTTCATAAGTTCGATGCGCCTAAGTTAGATTACCAACCATGACTCACACCATCGAAGAAGGGAAGCGCCTGCCGTGACCATCCGATCCACCGCCCTCAAGGCGGTCGGCGCCGTCGCCGCCGCCGCACTGCTGCTGACCGGCTGCTCCTCCGCCGATTCCGGCGCCTCGGGCGACTCCGACGCGCTCGAGGTGTACGCCACCACCGGCTACCTCGCCGACGCCGTCGCCAACATCGCCCCCGATGCCGAGGTGACCACCATGGTCGGCCCCGGCGGCGACCCGCACACCTACCAGCCGTCCACCAAGGACATCGAGACGATCAACGCCGCCGACGTCGTGTTCTGGAACGGTCTCCACCTGGAGGCCCAGATGACCGACCAGCTGTCCTCCCTCGGCGACCGCCAGCTGGCCGTCGGCGATCAGCTCCCCGAGGACATGCTGCTGGACTGGCCGGAAACCGACGACGAGGGCAACCCGCTGCACGACCCCCACGTCTGGAACAGCCCCGAAGCGTGGACCGAGGTCGTCGGCCTCGTCGCCGACAAGCTCGCCGACGTCGACCCGGACAACGCCGACGAGTACCGAGACAACGCCGAGGACTACAAGGGCCGCATCGAAGAGGCCGCCGCCGAGGCGCGCGAGAAGCTCGCGGACATCCCCGAGCCCCGCATCCTCATCACCGGCCACGACGCCTTCAACTACTTCGGCGACACCTTCGGGCTGGAGGTCCGCGCCACCGACTTCGTGTCCACCGAGGCCAAGCTCAGCGCCGGCGAACTGTCCGAGCTGGCCGACCTCATCGCGGAGAAGAAGGTCCCGGTGATCTTCCAGGACAATCAGGCCAACCCGCAGGCGATCACCAGCCTCAAGGAAGCCGTGCGCTCGCGCGGATGGGACGTCGAGGTCTCCGACCAGGAGCTCTACGCCGATTCCCTCGGCGCCGACGCCGGGGTGGACACCTACCTCGGGGTGTTCTCCCACAACGTCGACGCCGTGGCCGAGGCGCTGGGGAAGGCCTCCCGATGACCGCCCCCGCATGCGAGGCCATCGGACTGTCCGTCGCCTATGATTCGGCGCCGGTCCTGCGCAACGCCGACGTCACCGTGCCCGCCGGCGTGGTGATGGGCATCGTCGGCCCCAACGGCGCCGGCAAGTCCACGCTGCTCAAGGCGATGCTCGGGCTCATCCCGCCGCTGACGGGGCGGTCCCTGTTCTTCGGCGAACCCCTCGCCCGGGTGCGCGACCGCGTCGCCTACGTGCCCCAGTCCGCCGGCGTCGACTGGGATTTCCCGGCCCAGGTGTCGTCGGTGGTGCTCATGGGCACCTACGGCCGCCTGGGATGGTTCCGGCGGCCCGGCGCGGCCGAACGCGAACGCGTCGCCGTCGCCCTCGAGCAGACCGGGATCACGGATTTGGCCGACCGTCAGATCGGCGAGCTGTCGGGCGGCCAGCGCCAGCGGGTGTTCCTCGCCCGCGCGCTCGCCCAGGACGCCGACCTGTTCTTCATGGACGAGCCGTTCCAGGGCGTCGACGCGAAGAGCCGCCGGGCGATCGTCGACGTGCTCCACGGGCTGC
Encoded proteins:
- a CDS encoding AbgT family transporter; this translates as MTTDAGRRSPHQGRGTTATAAGDDRNDGPEKPKGFLATLERVGNALPNPFWLFVILAGVVIVSSWLGSMAGMSAEDPGTGEVIEVQNLMTAEYLQKMVTDAVDNFVTFAPVGLILVCMLGVAVAEYSGFIGAAIRSAVARVRSPMWLTFVVALAGVTGSIASDAVYVILIPLGAAAFRAVGRNPIVGAMVAFAASSAGFNSSLVLNITDVLLAGISTTAAQFVDPEYVVSPLANYFFSMASAVVLAMIITAVTELFIVKHTKKTIDESQINYEAAAFTTPGNGDDTDDSAGSESAGTSSESNGENLGETRSKAELRDELELDAREIGALRIAGFAALATVAAWSALLFIPGSPLRGEGDGILNSPLLTDIVVPIALLFAITGIAYGIAFGSIRDSSDIPGFMEKGLSTLTAMMVLFFAVAQFTSYFSWSNLGQWTAIKGAELLTRADLPPLVLFAALVLMVAALNLFITSGSAQWALMAPVVVPMLMYVDIAPEVSQMLFRIGDSPSNIITPMSPYFALALTFLQKYYKPAGVGTLMSLAIPYSIAMLVGWFAFFAIWYLLGIPLGPGVPVR
- a CDS encoding metal ABC transporter substrate-binding protein, translating into MTIRSTALKAVGAVAAAALLLTGCSSADSGASGDSDALEVYATTGYLADAVANIAPDAEVTTMVGPGGDPHTYQPSTKDIETINAADVVFWNGLHLEAQMTDQLSSLGDRQLAVGDQLPEDMLLDWPETDDEGNPLHDPHVWNSPEAWTEVVGLVADKLADVDPDNADEYRDNAEDYKGRIEEAAAEAREKLADIPEPRILITGHDAFNYFGDTFGLEVRATDFVSTEAKLSAGELSELADLIAEKKVPVIFQDNQANPQAITSLKEAVRSRGWDVEVSDQELYADSLGADAGVDTYLGVFSHNVDAVAEALGKASR
- a CDS encoding metal ABC transporter ATP-binding protein — protein: MTAPACEAIGLSVAYDSAPVLRNADVTVPAGVVMGIVGPNGAGKSTLLKAMLGLIPPLTGRSLFFGEPLARVRDRVAYVPQSAGVDWDFPAQVSSVVLMGTYGRLGWFRRPGAAERERVAVALEQTGITDLADRQIGELSGGQRQRVFLARALAQDADLFFMDEPFQGVDAKSRRAIVDVLHGLRENGKTVVMVHHDLATVTEFCDWVTLLNRRVVASGPAAETFTREAIAETYDLTEGFLR